One window from the genome of Cryptomeria japonica chromosome 6, Sugi_1.0, whole genome shotgun sequence encodes:
- the LOC131876549 gene encoding uncharacterized protein LOC131876549 codes for MERLNTRWSSPPPPSLKLNFDGVAHSGSAAGGRIIRDSLGNLVLAYAGNFDSILSNMVEALTLFGGLKMALGTDTKKLIIEGDSKLVIEATKGASGICWRIKNVIKDIWSMIVWLEDFQIQHIYREGNGVADSLAAAGLEIKGMRYWGHLDSLTDKQKDLIGNEQTTSIKQ; via the coding sequence ATGGAGAGGCTCAATACCAGATGGTCATCACCTCCCCCCCCCTCGCTgaagctcaattttgatggtgttgctCATAGTGGCTCAGCGGCAGGGGGAAGAATTATTAGGGATAGCTTGGGCAACCTGGTTTTGGCCTATGCAGGAAATTTTGACTCTATTTTGAGCAACATGGTGGAAGCCCTTACTCTTTTTGGGGGGCTTAAGATGGCCCTTGGCACCGATACCAAAAAAttgatcattgaaggggactctaaactGGTTATTGAGGCCACTAAAGGTGCTTCAGGGATCTGCTGGAGAATCAAAAATGTCATCAAGGACATCTGGTCCATGATTGTCTGGctggaagattttcaaattcagcATATCTACAGAGAGGGAAATGGGGTGGCGGACTCTCTGGCTGCGGCGGGTCTGGAGATAAAAGGAATGAGGTACTGGGGGCACCTAGATTCTCTCACTGACAAGCAGAAGGACCTTATTGGAAATGAACAAACCACCTCTATCAAGCAATGA
- the LOC131876550 gene encoding uncharacterized protein LOC131876550, whose protein sequence is MNFDGSAQNVCQVGGGIICDHLGNIVAAYAGNLKNHIVTQAKGMALLWGLRFATSIGIKHLEIEGDSQITVEMVSGRSTARWKVDPILRDARMLMANLEGFTIRQIFREGNATADSMVVAGRLQKSLRCWRNANLLPVTTKVILEIEKNQVQG, encoded by the coding sequence ATGAACTTTGATGGGTCTGCTCAAAATGTCTGCCAAGTTGGAGGTGGAATCATCTGTGACCACTTGGGGAATATTGTGGCAGCCTATGCGGGCAACCTAAAGAACCATATTGTCACCCAGGCAAAGGGAATGGCTCTCCTATGGGGTCTGAGATTTGCCACATCCATTGGCATTAAACATCTGGAAATTGAAGGCGATTCGCAGATCACTgtggaaatggtaagtggtagatCTACTGCTAGGTGGAAAGTTGATCCCATTTTGAGGGATGCCAGGATGCTTATGGCTAACCTTGAGGGCTTCACCATCCGACAAATCTTTAGAGAAGGGAATGCGACTGCGGATTCCATGGTGGTGGCAGGAAGGCTGCAGAAAAGCTTACGATGCTGGAGGAACGCCAATCTGCTGCCAGTTACcaccaaggtgatcttggagaTTGAAAAAAACCAAGTCCAAGGATGA